The DNA window CCTccagatgctccagtttccttccttaAAGATGTACTGGTAGGATAAGTGGCTTCTGGTTAAACTGGTCTTGATGTGAGGCACTGGCATCATCCCATTCAGGGTAAATcctaccttgtgcccattgcttgccagggcAGGACCAGGCTCTCCTGTGTCTTTTTGAAATCCCTTTTCCAACACTGTATAAAATGATGGGCAGAGCTGACTAATGCTGGGATTCTAAGTAGCTCATTGAATAAAGACGTTTCTTAACTTGGAATGTGTGTTAAGTCCTGATGCTAAGGCATTGAAGGTTCATATCTTGGCTGTATCAGTAAGCCTATCCCTTAAGCTACAATGAATCCTTCAACTCACTCAATGGAAAGCTGGGACACTTTTTGGCTTATAGTGTATTAGTGATTCTTCTGGCTAGCCTAGACTTGTGAGATTTCGATATGGTCAAAGAGAGCCCCATTACTCTTCCATTCAGTGCTAACCTATCTACATGtgctgtagggttacagtgtgaatACTGTAGCTTGACTGATATGACTGAATACATTGTGGAGGAAGACCAAATGTTTTCCCTCTTGGGGTTGGTGTGTGGTTGTAAGAATTGATCCAAGCCAATTCACATTTGGTGATTCTCATTATCGGTAACATTGCAGCAAGCCAAAGACTATCTCACAAATACAGGGGAAAAGGCAGTGCTGTGAGCATATGACTGGTCTCCCCTTGGGTCAGAGTAAATTATAGTGCCATGGAAAAAGACGATTTACAATAGCCAGTCAGACCTAGCTGGCATGTCATTGGGAGgttggaggaaactggaacaccgaAAACCCACACCAACACAGTGAGATTGTTCAAATTGTATATTGACACATACCCACTGTTGCTGCCAGATGCAGGATCGTGCCACTATCccttacaaaataattatttctaaacGTTCTTCCTAAGAAAAAACTCTTTGAACATTACAGATTATTAATTTTATCTTTTAATCTTTTCACACTTTATGATAAATTTTCCTTCTTTTCACAGATTTGGATAACTGCTTTTATAtgctatttatttttgtgtatcaCCTTTGTGGAACGTGCATGTGGATTGGGAAGTCCTATAACCGATGATGTTAACGTAATTCCCTTATTGgtaagaattttaattttatgtttagGATATTAGGGCACTTTTAACTGCACTCTAACGTCAAAGCCAAAGtagtttaattgtttaattgtggGTTAACATAATAAGGATTTTGGAAATTGAAAcaatttttactgtattttaccaTTTATCCATAAGTACAGTACCAAGAGAAAGTAATATTTTAGATGATGAATACCCTGTTTAATGTTAAACATCTgagattaatttttaatgttatcTGGTGTGTCACCTTTTCTCAGAAACAGAATATACCAAAGGATTACAAGATTCATGTACGCTATATCCCTCGTCCTGAAGCAGTGGTAAGTTATACTTCAACTACAGTTATCTTTACGAAACCAGACTCTAAATGTTAACTCTTCAAAGTACAGTAGTCAACTTGACAATATTATGGAAAAGATCATGCTAATCttttagctactgtacatctatgtattttaaaatgtatgaaggAGAGCTATTTATTTCTGAAAGGATTTGAGACTTTAATGGTTGCAAAAACAACTTAtgtatttcattttccttttcttgcAGAATGACATGTGTTGGGTGCAACTTAATATTTATTATCTGGAGAAAAGTTTAAGCAATCTCACTAAGCAGTTTGGCAACATATCTTCCAACAAAGAAAATATCTCACTTCTTACTCACATGATGCAGAATATGCGTTTGGAATATACCGACAAAGTATTTCTGGTATGTTATTTTATGTCAAAATCTCTGCTTTATTCCTATTTTATGCcaactgttttatttctttgcattttaaataatgttagtTGTTTTCTGTCTTCATCAGTATTAGAACAACATATTGTATTAGAACAGCTTAGCTTACTTGAATCTCAAAACTTGCTTCTGGGAAACTGCACAGAAACTAGAGGAAATGTAAACTGCCTTCTTCATTAGACTTTTGTCACTCTGTTATCTCGTGCTTTTCTTCAGCTGTCACCTTGGCCATACTCTCCTTTTATTAATCTTTCAGTTTTGTACTAAAAACCTGTGGGACCTCTTTCTCTATTTTCTTATCCCATCTCAGCTCCATCTTTTCCAACATTACTGACAGCCACAAGATCTTCATCTCCATCTTAAGCCTCTGCTCCCCATTCTCTGTCTTCCACTCTTTTTCCTGAACTGAGCATAACCATACATAATGACTAAAGATTAAAGTACAGAACAGCTGTGaatgagaaatgcattttaatttgtgcttcatttctaagtgcaGACAAGTATTAATATttacaaatgtacaaataatTTGACATTGTAATTACTTTCATTAAGAAGAccgttattttattttatttagtacaTTTTGTTGACATGTTATGTTattctttttaaagttttacttTTCGTCCTGcaatccatttttttctttaaatcgaATTAATTGTCTTATATTTCTTTGAAACTATACCAGTGAGGTCCTAATGTAagtttttctcattttcctttGAAGGAATTTAAAATGAGAGAATTTGATTGTCATTACAAAGAGGACAAATTGTTGACAGAAAACTATTTTGACTATGTAACAGACATTTTTGATACATATAGACAACatgaaaatgaacatttgtCTGACACCTGTGATAGTCCTCCCTGCCCTACAACCACAAGAGAACCAACTACAGTAACAACAGGTAATCAGACTATTTATGACCTTTTctatgtaaatataaatattgtccTGTAATAGTCCAAATTAGGATGCAGGTCCCCTAATTAAAAACTTTATCTTGACAGCTGGCCTCACAAATTTGCAAGTTTAAGGAAACGAGGATCAAACCTCTTCATTATCTATTTTAGTGCATACGTTGAGGTTTTAAAGATGTCAATTGCATACCTtgatgtgctgaaagtgtatttCTCAAGCAACTGTGACTGGTGTCACACAGACAGTAGGCTCCAAGACTTTGGAGAGTCAATATGTGAGAGACCGACAAGTGTGACTTTGAAGTTTAAAACAATACAGCAAGTGAATAGTTCTTTTTACCTACAGATTTACTGTTGCACTTTCAGCTGTCtttgttttggggaaaaataagaataaatattATCTTTAAAATTGATAATATACTGAATCTAGGAAACTCATGTGAAAACGTAAATGACATAACCTTCatagaaatcattttaattgaaatttagaaaataaataactgtCAGTAACATAATCTCTTGTTTTGTTGAGGCTTTATCAAGCAATAGTACTATTCCATATAGTGTCTTTCTTACTCATTATATATTGTTGGTGCAGTAGGGACACCTTTCTTCAGGCTTTTCAATACACTCTCATAAgtcattttacaaaacaaaattccattaaaatgaatcttatttgcattttatcATTTCTTCCTCAACCACAGCTTGAATAGTGGTCTCCCTACTATATATCGTATGTGCAATCTCATATTTGTCATTTGTAGCTTTTTTAtcaaacagattaaaaatagtTAATTCAAGTTAATTCCTTTGCTTCTTTTGCGCTGACATATGTTAACATTCAGactatttttaatacattaaaattcTTATACAAAATATGTTGAATAGAAAATACTACTTATGTGATATTATCCTACAGAGCAGTGACcactaatataaatatttctttgcaCATCACAGTTTGTATGTTTCCTTTCATCTATTGTAAATACCACCTCTTAGGTTGTACGGTTAATTTTCTCTCTGCTACTGATTAAAGagctattgtttgtttttaaacacatgttttggaaaataaaattaaatacaggTGTTCATTTATTGAACTGAGTTCTACTGACTTTTCTCCAGAGTAACAAAGCAGCTGCTAAATTCCTCTTTTGATTCCTGAATGGAAGAAAGAACTAAACCTTCATTGTTAATGTGTAGATCATAGAGCACTCTTCAGATCTTATACAGTGCAGGAACTCTTTTAAAGACTTCAGAGCTATCCTATtgtataaatgaaaagaaaaggagctTATGACGAAcgtttaatatttctcaataaaCGTTTTTCATCACAGTACACTAATACTCCACCCTTTTTGTGCAGGATCTACAATAATAACTGGAACAATAAGAACAACAGCCTGCACAGCTGCAGCTAATTGCACTCCAGGTAAGTGCatggtttcataaaaagaaCAGACTGAAACATGGACAAAAAGATGACGTTCTCCTGTGTCATTCAACACTGAAGATAGATGTAGTCAAGGTGTACTCCCCACATATATGTATAAATGGAATTAATGCTGAAGTTATTGTAGAATTTAGTGAGTGACAGTTTATATAGTCCCTTTTAGGTTGCTATATTCAGTAACATAAATTCATTTTATGCAATCTCACTGAGATTTCAGCTTCAGACATTGTTTCAAGTTACAAAAAGGTACTCAGGAAAAGGGAGGTGATAGTCTGTTATCCAAGAACCACTTCTGACATTACTGCCTTATAACTAAAGttcattttatctttttaacattttcattcagTTATAGTGTTTTCATTAATGTTGGAAGAAAGGACCCTTTAGCTGTGGTTAAGGGCTCATTAGCAGTAAAAGGGAACAATTAGTTAATTATGATAATTACTCATCCAACAGGTCCAACATGAATAGTCTATAATGTGCACCAGGTATAAAGAGGTGATGAATGATTTTCAGGTTAAAGAAAGCCAGAGGCTAAGCTCTATGTTGGTAATTGCTATTTAAATTGCAATTTAAGTCAAAATGTCTTGAGTATTTATCAGCACCTTAAGGGCAGGGACATCCCTGTTTCTGAACATGCATCAGATGACTTTGGAGTTTAAAATTTCCAAAAaggactttgtgttttttccatCATCATTACAGAAGGCTTTGTCATCCTAAATCTGTCATTTTTAAACCATTCACTTTTGAATGGAAAGACACAAATGCAGTAGCACAAGTACTAAGATACTTCAAAGTTAGTTGTACAGTTAGccgaaaaaaatcattttaagtgacttaaaaataaaacagttactTAATTGTGAAATGTGGATCTCAccatttctgtttctctttacTCAATCATGCTGTTGACCCTTAGCTCTCCTATTCACAACACATTTTTCTGTGGCACAcctttgctgtttctttttgaGCAACATTAATAGAATTCACCTCTTCCTTACCAACtgatccacatactgtagctgctagTCCAAGCCCTGGTGCTGTCCAAACTAGACTATTATTGCTCCTTCACCTGCTGGTCTGGAAGAGGGAGAATGGAGAAGAGGTACACAGTTAATTAATTCTTTGCACCCTTGCTGCTCAGTTGTGGAAAATAATCAGACTTTTGGTACCAGCTCAAGACTTCCCTGTTTAGACAGTATATGTAATCTCCTGTTCAGAGAAGACACTATGCATGAAAGCAGGCTATCTTCATTGATACACATGGAAACAGTGTCCACACAgtctgtacagtatgctttttcattttgtctatcacagcaattgcattttgttttccgtttttttgtgtaaatttaataaatgtattgtacaagggcatgtactgtaaatttcaTATGTATGGTtaaaaccatacagtacatggtgctAGTAGTTGTAATAATTATGATCTATTTTGAAGGTTATAAACAACTTTTCATGTTGCAAagattttcttaaaagaaatctAGTTTTGTGTGAAACACTTTAAACTGATCTGTAAACATAAAACTTGATCTTGAATAAAACTGaaccttttatattttttaccaTGTTATGAGaatgtaaacaaaaacaaaattatctttcttctttcttagtATTGTAAAAATAGAGTAAAATAtgcatttcatattgctcagagGTGCTCctttatacaatatgtatatactTCTGGGAGTATGTATATCTGGAAGGGAATACATTCAAATGGCATTTAAACAGATATCTAAATCTTCATACTTACCCTAACACTTGAACTGACAATCCCTtaaagcattaaaaattaagTAGCTTTAATGCCTTTGTAAGTAGTAGTTATTAGTAGCTTTAATTGTAAGTGTGCATTTGGCATTACTAAACATGTTACTATACAAGTATGTGAATTTagcatataaaatacattttccaaaataggactttgttaaaattaatttctttgtgGCATTTTCTAAAGATGAAAACCCATACTGGTTTGAGTTAGAAGGTTCAACTGTTAGGATTACTTAACTTATTGCATGTGGGTGTACAGAAACAAATATTGGAGGGTAACCTATTTacgtagattttttttcttgaaattttttgttttgtactttgatttaaattgattttttttaattgagatgCTTAAATTGAATAATGACTGAATTATAACCATGACATGATTATTATTAAGAGTTGGATTAGTAccattttttctgtaaaacaaaaggCTTTAACATACTATTCAGTGGATGAAAAGAATTTAGGAATTGtttgaaaaaatgtacaaaatgtttATCTGTGGATTAAATTCAAGTCTGTCGTAAGATTATAGCATCAGCTACAGTTTCATAACCTGCAACAGCAAAGCTGTCTTTAATTACAGTGGTTCTTGTCCCTCCAGATAAATAGACAAGAATCCAGGGTTATCTCAAACAGATGACCTTGGGAGAGGTACCTGTAGTAGTACTGAAATTCCTTGCTGTTGTGTGGCTCTAAAAGTCCTTCAAAGAATGGGCATGAAAGCAAATGGCTTTAGGCTAATTTTCCCAGGCGATCACAACACCTGGACTACTGCTGTTAAATGACTCCAGTCctcccaaaacaatcataaaagaaaaggctttaTGCTCCTTTCCCCAGGGGATTGTACcacctaaaaaataaaacactgctgTCAAATGGACGTTCCCCCTAAATATGTTGAAAAACCTTGGAACTGGTCAGGGTAGTGGTTTAACTTCCATTCATGTGTAGATTGACTTATTGTGTTTCCTGTTCAGAATGTTACATAGTTGAATGCATTGAATTTAATATAAAGGTATTTCAGCCACTGCTGGCAGTTCTTATCAGCTCTCCAAACCTGGGACGTGGTTCCTGCCTGTGTTTTCTGAGCTATCAGGTATTACCATTGCCATGCTCTTCAATACACATGTAGAGTCTCCTGAGTGCTCTTCTACTTCAGATTTCTTTGCTGCTTTGGATTCCTTTGGGTGTACTCAGCATGTCAACTTCCCAACTCATGGTCACACCCATACTTCAAACATTTCCaatctaaaaacatttaaattaagaatttctgaccTTAAGACTCGGCTTCCACATTATTAATAGTTAATGGAATTGAGTTTATGCGACTATTTTGGTAgaagaaataacaaaaacatcACTTGAGTTAATTTTGACATGAGAAAAATTGTGATACAATTATTTATAGTCAAACAAGCAAGGTTCCACAGAGGTTCCTGCAGCAGAACCTTGACTTGAGAACAATCCTATTTTCACTATCAATAAAAGGCTCAGACAAAATGGTAGGTTTGTTTAGCCACACTTTACAGAATATTATGACCCAACCGTGTAATTTTGACACAATAAGATActattcatattattaataatcacCTTCTGTGTTCGTCTTTTGTGTCCATGTCTACTACACATACTTCAGCTTTCACTGGTTTGAATTATTGCACATTTACAGCTGTGTATACTACTCATTTCACAACATTGTCAAATAGTGAGAGGCCTGTGCTCTTTGTCCATTTACTCTCCTCATTTATAAATCTTTGAAATCTGGTCTTGTATCTGCAAGCTTAAAATGTATTGCCATCATACCTATATGAGATAAACCTTTCCAGAGAGTAAAGTATTTCATTAATGCTGTCTTATTTCCAATTAGCTGTCTTGAAAAAATTCTAGAGCAAGCAGTAGTAGTTTAATATCAGTTGGATATCTTGGAACGAATGAGCAGTTTTAACCTTTACGGTCTTAGATTTTAGACAAAAGACACAGTACTGAATGACACTTGTTACATTTAATGATTTGCATATGTTACTTATATTCTTCTCCTTATGGACTTATATGCAGCTGTGGTTATTGtcttaaaatataacattttagtTAATTCCATGGAAATCTATGTAGAGATTTATGTTACTTGCCTTCATCGGTTTGGTTCCTATTTGACTTATCCAAATCTTCTATGTTTTAATCTGGTGATGCCTTAAGTAATGCAGTTAAGTAATGTTCTATAGGATTCTGTGCTGTAACTTGTTAAATCAGGTACTATTATTGCTCTGGTTTCTGCCCTTTACAGCATCCAATCTGATGTTAAGATATGGAGGCAGCATAACATTCTGAaagtaaacagtattaaaactaAGGTCATGCTTATTGGCTCTGTAACACACCCTTGTGTAGAGTGTCATAAACCAGAATTTTCATGGGCAGATCCAGATAAAACAGACCCACAAAATAGGCATAGGTTAAAGAGTGCTTTTTATGTACTTTGTGAGgcaaaataaatgacaaaacaaacaaaagctcAAAAATCTTTTCTTTGAGCTTCTAACTAGAATTCATGAGCCTTCT is part of the Lepisosteus oculatus isolate fLepOcu1 chromosome 7, fLepOcu1.hap2, whole genome shotgun sequence genome and encodes:
- the kitlga gene encoding kit ligand a isoform X1; the encoded protein is MKKAKIWITAFICYLFLCITFVERACGLGSPITDDVNVIPLLKQNIPKDYKIHVRYIPRPEAVNDMCWVQLNIYYLEKSLSNLTKQFGNISSNKENISLLTHMMQNMRLEYTDKVFLEFKMREFDCHYKEDKLLTENYFDYVTDIFDTYRQHENEHLSDTCDSPPCPTTTREPTTVTTGSTIITGTIRTTACTAAANCTPDKQTSDESGVKDKMQFLYLLITIPLCGLVLLAMWKVRSRRRRSFPGNISNGRLQREEEVDSTSEEIEKLKTIQV
- the kitlga gene encoding kit ligand a isoform X2, translating into MKKAKIWITAFICYLFLCITFVERACGLGSPITDDVNVIPLLNIPKDYKIHVRYIPRPEAVNDMCWVQLNIYYLEKSLSNLTKQFGNISSNKENISLLTHMMQNMRLEYTDKVFLEFKMREFDCHYKEDKLLTENYFDYVTDIFDTYRQHENEHLSDTCDSPPCPTTTREPTTVTTGSTIITGTIRTTACTAAANCTPDKQTSDESGVKDKMQFLYLLITIPLCGLVLLAMWKVRSRRRRSFPGNISNGRLQREEEVDSTSEEIEKLKTIQV